A region of Reichenbachiella carrageenanivorans DNA encodes the following proteins:
- a CDS encoding aspartate-semialdehyde dehydrogenase gives MKLAVVGATGLVGSEILEVLKERNFQFDELLLVASARSAGKVVEYQGKSYTVIGLEDAVAAKPDIAIFSAGGGTSLEWAPKFAEVGTIVIDNSSAWRMDPSKKLIVPEINGSAIMIDDRIIANPNCSTIQMVLVLGPLHERYGINRVIVSTYQSVTGSGKGAVDQMMAERNGETPTMVYPHKIDMNVLPHIDVFQDNGYTKEEMKMTNETVKILGDENVKVSATCVRIPTMGGHSEAVNIEFDNAYDLDEVKEILSKVPGLVIQDDVANNVYPMPLTAHKKDEVFVGRIRKDESKENALNLWIVADNLRKGAATNAVQIAQYVTEHNLVL, from the coding sequence GTGAAGTTAGCAGTAGTAGGAGCCACGGGCTTGGTAGGATCGGAAATCCTAGAAGTCCTCAAAGAAAGAAATTTTCAGTTTGACGAATTGTTGTTGGTAGCCTCTGCCCGATCTGCGGGTAAGGTGGTAGAATACCAAGGCAAGTCATATACCGTTATTGGTTTGGAGGATGCCGTAGCGGCTAAGCCAGACATCGCTATTTTCTCAGCAGGAGGAGGTACTTCACTAGAGTGGGCACCTAAGTTTGCTGAAGTAGGTACGATCGTAATCGACAACTCTTCAGCTTGGAGAATGGATCCTAGCAAAAAACTAATCGTACCAGAGATCAACGGATCTGCGATCATGATAGACGATAGAATTATCGCTAACCCTAACTGCTCTACTATCCAAATGGTATTGGTATTAGGTCCATTGCATGAGCGATATGGTATCAACCGTGTGATTGTGTCTACCTACCAGTCGGTGACGGGATCGGGCAAAGGCGCAGTAGATCAGATGATGGCTGAGCGAAACGGCGAGACTCCTACGATGGTGTATCCGCACAAAATTGACATGAATGTATTGCCTCACATCGATGTATTCCAAGACAATGGATATACCAAAGAGGAAATGAAAATGACCAATGAAACAGTGAAAATATTGGGTGACGAAAACGTGAAAGTATCTGCTACTTGCGTTCGTATCCCTACCATGGGCGGTCACTCAGAGGCAGTCAACATAGAATTTGACAATGCCTATGATTTGGACGAAGTCAAAGAAATACTGTCTAAAGTGCCAGGCTTAGTGATTCAGGATGATGTGGCTAATAATGTGTATCCTATGCCATTGACTGCACATAAAAAGGACGAAGTGTTTGTAGGCAGAATCAGAAAAGACGAGTCTAAAGAGAACGCATTGAACCTCTGGATCGTGGCGGACAACTTGAGAAAGGGTGCGGCTACCAATGCGGTACAAATCGCTCAGTATGTGACCGAACACAACTTGGTACTCTAA
- a CDS encoding exonuclease domain-containing protein: MPQEYAIIDIETTGRSGAGQKVTEIAIIIHDGKKVIDEYQTLVNPETSIPYSITQLTGIHDEMVMHSPKFFEIAKKVYKMTEGRIFVAHNVAFDYGVLRGEFASLGGTFERKQLCTVKLARKLLPGHGSYSLGKLCTDLGISIHGRHRAFGDAEATVKLLEIMFGKAEDLGMEDLSLESVANIPKIPPQLDRDTYRSLPQATGVYYIYDASQTLVYIGKAKNIRQRMLSHFNDKSRKEKSLFEATADIRYVLTGSELIALLMESDEIKKHQPKFNRALKQTKATYGLYAYENQKGVLQLSVAKLQAGSLALNTFVGLARATKFLEQAVASYRLCPKYCGLEKTQDSCFASKIKKCNGVCADRESVVDYNVRVEELIDDLILKREDFYIEEPGRTADEIGIVQIKQGEYQGYGYVSSSDQNTGYEGYENCIEKKDNDSDASKIILGYLKKQREHNASR; the protein is encoded by the coding sequence ATGCCTCAGGAATATGCCATCATAGATATAGAAACCACTGGTAGGAGTGGTGCAGGACAGAAAGTTACAGAGATCGCCATCATCATTCACGATGGCAAAAAAGTAATTGACGAATATCAAACTTTGGTCAACCCTGAGACCTCCATCCCCTACTCCATCACGCAGCTTACGGGCATTCACGACGAGATGGTGATGCACTCACCCAAGTTTTTTGAAATTGCAAAAAAGGTGTATAAAATGACCGAAGGGCGCATTTTTGTTGCCCACAATGTGGCGTTCGATTATGGCGTGCTTCGAGGTGAGTTTGCTAGTCTGGGTGGAACATTTGAGCGAAAGCAGCTCTGTACCGTCAAGCTGGCCAGAAAGCTCCTGCCCGGCCATGGCTCCTATAGTCTGGGCAAGTTATGCACCGATCTAGGGATTTCTATCCATGGCCGCCATCGCGCTTTTGGAGATGCCGAAGCCACGGTGAAATTGCTGGAGATTATGTTTGGCAAAGCGGAGGATCTGGGCATGGAAGACCTGAGTTTAGAAAGTGTGGCCAACATACCTAAAATTCCACCGCAGCTCGACCGAGACACCTATCGCAGTCTGCCCCAAGCCACAGGTGTCTATTACATTTATGACGCTTCTCAAACCTTAGTGTATATAGGTAAGGCCAAAAATATCCGCCAACGTATGTTGTCGCATTTCAACGACAAAAGCCGAAAAGAAAAGAGCTTGTTTGAAGCCACAGCTGATATACGCTATGTACTGACAGGTAGCGAACTTATCGCACTATTGATGGAGTCTGATGAGATCAAAAAACACCAACCCAAATTTAACCGTGCTCTAAAGCAAACCAAAGCGACATATGGCTTGTACGCCTATGAAAACCAGAAGGGTGTACTCCAGCTTAGCGTGGCCAAACTTCAGGCGGGCAGTCTAGCGTTAAATACTTTTGTGGGACTGGCACGAGCCACCAAGTTTCTAGAGCAGGCCGTAGCGTCTTATCGGCTCTGTCCCAAATACTGTGGATTAGAAAAGACCCAAGACAGTTGCTTCGCTTCCAAAATCAAGAAGTGTAATGGCGTGTGTGCAGACAGAGAATCAGTGGTAGATTATAACGTCAGAGTAGAAGAACTGATCGACGATCTGATACTCAAAAGGGAAGATTTCTATATTGAAGAACCTGGCCGTACCGCCGACGAAATTGGTATTGTACAGATTAAACAAGGCGAGTACCAAGGTTATGGCTATGTGTCGAGCTCAGATCAAAATACGGGCTACGAAGGGTATGAAAATTGTATCGAAAAAAAGGATAATGACTCAGATGCTTCGAAGATTATATTGGGTTATTTAAAAAAACAAAGAGAACATAATGCGTCGAGATGA
- a CDS encoding class I SAM-dependent methyltransferase encodes MSQSLIDILRTPEARTFIQTHLSEDPVALVLQARRYPDLPIREIAAQIQSRKKAEKKLPEWFAQEGILFPHGVSMEQCSSEDTAKYKATLVSGKTVTDLTGGFGIDLYYLSQHFAEAHYIERSEELVALVKYNYEQLGCDQVSFFNTTAEDYLAADQQPADLYFIDPARRDESNQKVFEIGDCTPDLRLIIPILLQRKAEILIKMSPMLDIRQALDALPHVEEVHVVSVRNECKELLFRIVPSHSGEAKRITVNFATEGPMQFVFDASDEQEQPTFSEPLTYLYEPNASIMKAGGFNAVARAFGVSKLQRNSHLYTSTELVEDFPGRVFRIQAQTVVNKKKLKPFLPQGKANIAARNYPMSVKEIRNKTGIKEGGEVYVFATTLMDGRLAALVCGKV; translated from the coding sequence ATGTCCCAATCACTCATAGATATCCTCCGCACGCCAGAGGCGCGCACTTTCATTCAGACACATCTGAGCGAAGATCCAGTGGCGCTGGTACTACAGGCGCGGCGATATCCAGATTTGCCCATTCGGGAAATAGCCGCTCAAATCCAATCCAGAAAAAAGGCCGAAAAGAAGTTGCCCGAGTGGTTTGCACAGGAGGGTATCCTGTTTCCTCACGGCGTATCGATGGAGCAGTGCTCGTCGGAAGACACCGCCAAGTACAAGGCTACTTTGGTGAGTGGCAAGACGGTGACGGATCTAACAGGCGGATTTGGCATAGACCTATATTACCTATCGCAGCATTTTGCCGAAGCACACTACATTGAGCGCTCCGAGGAGCTGGTTGCGCTGGTCAAGTACAATTATGAACAATTGGGGTGCGATCAGGTGTCGTTTTTCAACACCACGGCTGAGGACTATCTGGCCGCTGATCAGCAGCCCGCCGATTTGTATTTCATCGATCCGGCTCGTCGAGATGAGTCCAACCAAAAGGTGTTTGAGATCGGCGACTGCACACCAGATTTGCGTTTGATCATTCCCATTTTGCTCCAGCGAAAAGCTGAAATATTGATCAAAATGTCGCCGATGCTAGATATTCGTCAGGCATTGGATGCCCTGCCTCATGTCGAAGAAGTGCATGTGGTGTCGGTCAGGAATGAGTGTAAGGAATTGCTGTTTCGTATTGTGCCTAGTCATAGCGGTGAGGCCAAGCGCATCACGGTCAACTTCGCTACAGAAGGCCCAATGCAGTTCGTGTTTGACGCAAGCGACGAGCAAGAGCAGCCCACATTTAGTGAGCCACTGACTTACCTTTACGAACCCAACGCATCGATCATGAAAGCTGGCGGCTTCAATGCCGTCGCCAGGGCCTTTGGCGTAAGCAAGCTGCAGCGCAATTCGCATCTATATACCTCGACAGAGTTAGTGGAAGATTTCCCGGGTCGTGTATTTCGCATACAGGCGCAGACTGTGGTCAACAAGAAGAAACTAAAGCCCTTTTTGCCGCAAGGCAAAGCCAACATAGCGGCAAGAAACTACCCCATGTCCGTCAAAGAAATTCGAAACAAAACGGGTATCAAAGAAGGTGGTGAGGTGTATGTGTTTGCCACTACGTTGATGGACGGGCGTTTGGCGGCGTTGGTCTGTGGCAAGGTGTAG
- a CDS encoding lamin tail domain-containing protein: MRYLFALITLFLFQVATAQVSDDFTDGDFTANPAWTGDIADFNASSFQLRLDAAAAGSSYLSTSQTELGETTWEFLVDFAFNVTTSNHAFFYLVSDQSDLSGSLNGYYVSLGSTGDKISLNKQTGNTKSVIIDGSAALAGDPVQIRVRITRDASANWSLYSDTSGGSSFTLEGAIADNDHTATSHTGIRCVYTDTRKDKIYFDDISISTAAAGFGISSLTKEGTNGIRLKFNQNVDETTAQTLSNYTLDYDFGNPQSAQRDATHLDEVLLTFADGFVNNNYTLHIDQVKNEAQDETIDDEERTLNVPLQTPFRTIVINEIMADPNPTVVLPDAEYLELYNTTGQAINIGNFEIDGRTLGDFTLGAYEYVTLTASANAGDFSGNVLGLSGLSLSNSGESLELTDNLGNLVDSVSYTDSWYQDSDKSSGGYSLEQINPMLACSYQSNWIVSSSVDGGTPGTQNAVYDNSPDLTAPNLIDFIATDANTFKLTFDEPMDETSLTNGTYSFDNGLSENGISPIGPGFLSTTVGVTPALANGVIYTVTATGVTDCAGNAIHANSLSFAYDTNPPVLDRILVKTANTIEVIFNEDLNESTAETESNYSSDHGGPHPTQAIRNDTDPSIVSLTFADDFVLNVENTLTISLLEDLQGNALATPIMAPFTLSQQIDTVHVMGINLLDIYFKQNLEPISASTAANYFVNDGVDHPVTAFLDGSNSRLVHLAFANNFDDNQELILSVANVQNTTLDFLTTPDITFEYDTSPPKLDVLTVTSASSLEIIFTEKVGKQSAESKENYEYEDIFPSKATLAADQKTVTLQFAQDFEREVEFDLYIDEVKDLYANEIRTRIRETFVYDIFAPELDSVIVQSADRIILWFNESVDQTSAENAANYTVNGALPTSATLNLEYPHLVYLHLSSSLPEVANIPLRISNISDVRSNTLSSAIDTNFDYNVFYVSTINPLSAQSLQIEFNKTPNVTSKDVLANYTLNGKPASSITFSTPRVTTVTFDIGFEDETTYTLKVVNVNDVNLNALSVTDYSFDFDSRVSVGSVVGDRSVAIAFDVALDQGQTLLLSNFSSNPSLGNCLAAVVDADDPETLRLTFEQALAADVAHTISWKDLSNVFGHRLPDYFTTVTNDQTAPAVSDYLIVNTNSIWLQYSEPLNENSAEFLSNYRVIPNIGEPIDAKYTLADSSVLLAFNSEFQEGEDYNLSLENIEDLSDNALTSHIIPFTFTAPNVPDFGDLIITEIMADPTPEVGLTDAEYLEIFNTTDQSISLIGLSLVDEGGSTTLLSGEVPSGGYMVLTSTSNASDFPGVSVMGVTSFPSFNNTGETISIYADSKQIFSTSYNTSWYKDSEKEDGGWSLEMIDTSNPCGEKSNWIASSNIKGGTPGLANSVQASNPDNFGPQLLSALAADAQTLELTLNEKLNPASFAHTSLTIAPARTIADLTLLDPQNAQIEVKLAEALSGGESYKVTLSNVADCNLNIIQSDHNTASLRLPEAAEANDIVINEVLFNPRSGGVDFVEIYNNSDKAINLKNWGLGDKTSDLKLISTDHLVINPAEYLALTPEPDILIIEYPKGDAERMIAMGSFPNFADTGDSVILVNDDLLIIDQMEYQDDYHFNLLDDDEGVSLERVSFEAESFNPDSWKSAASTAGYATPGVVNSQFQAHIQSSATVSIDPKVFVPDNTGMNDYTTISYQLDQSGYFANVHIYSTAGYIVKTLAEGELLSISGFYTWDGTTDNGRLATVGYYLVVFETFDGDGNKSIQKETVVLGARF; the protein is encoded by the coding sequence ATGAGATATTTGTTTGCACTCATCACACTCTTTCTGTTTCAGGTGGCTACTGCCCAAGTCTCTGATGATTTTACGGATGGCGATTTTACCGCTAATCCTGCTTGGACAGGAGATATTGCAGACTTCAATGCTTCAAGCTTTCAGTTGCGCTTAGATGCTGCGGCCGCAGGTAGCTCCTACTTATCTACATCACAAACGGAGCTAGGGGAGACTACTTGGGAGTTTTTAGTTGACTTCGCATTTAATGTTACCACTTCCAATCATGCTTTTTTCTATCTAGTATCTGACCAATCTGATTTATCTGGCTCGCTAAATGGATACTACGTGTCTTTAGGAAGTACGGGTGATAAAATCAGTTTAAACAAACAAACAGGCAACACCAAATCAGTCATCATAGACGGTTCGGCAGCATTGGCTGGAGATCCAGTACAGATTAGGGTTCGGATTACTAGAGATGCCTCTGCAAACTGGTCTCTTTACTCAGACACAAGCGGAGGCAGTAGCTTTACACTCGAAGGCGCTATAGCGGATAATGACCATACAGCTACTTCACATACTGGCATAAGGTGTGTGTATACCGATACTAGAAAGGATAAAATCTACTTCGACGACATCTCCATCTCTACCGCAGCGGCAGGATTTGGTATCTCCTCGCTCACCAAAGAAGGTACTAACGGCATTCGTCTAAAATTCAATCAAAATGTAGACGAAACCACCGCCCAAACGCTGAGCAACTACACACTCGACTATGACTTTGGCAATCCCCAATCTGCCCAAAGAGACGCTACCCACTTAGACGAAGTGCTGTTGACTTTTGCAGATGGTTTTGTGAACAACAACTACACACTCCATATCGATCAAGTAAAAAATGAAGCCCAAGACGAAACCATTGACGATGAAGAGCGAACGCTTAATGTGCCTCTACAAACTCCTTTTAGAACCATCGTAATTAATGAAATCATGGCTGACCCCAACCCGACCGTGGTCCTACCAGATGCAGAATATTTAGAACTGTATAACACCACTGGGCAAGCCATCAACATAGGCAACTTCGAAATCGATGGACGAACATTAGGTGACTTTACGCTTGGCGCCTATGAATATGTGACACTTACCGCTTCCGCCAATGCAGGAGATTTTTCAGGAAATGTATTGGGGCTGAGTGGGCTCTCTCTCAGCAACTCAGGGGAATCCCTTGAGCTTACCGACAACTTAGGCAATTTAGTAGATAGCGTATCCTACACAGACAGCTGGTATCAGGATTCGGACAAATCCAGTGGGGGCTACTCCCTAGAGCAAATCAACCCTATGCTAGCCTGTAGCTACCAAAGCAACTGGATCGTTTCGTCGAGTGTAGATGGCGGCACGCCTGGCACACAAAATGCCGTGTATGACAACAGCCCAGACCTCACTGCACCCAACCTCATCGATTTTATCGCCACAGATGCCAATACCTTCAAGCTCACGTTCGACGAGCCCATGGATGAAACTTCACTCACCAACGGCACTTATTCGTTCGACAACGGCCTCTCCGAAAACGGCATTAGCCCGATAGGCCCAGGCTTCTTATCCACTACTGTGGGTGTGACGCCAGCCCTCGCCAATGGGGTAATCTATACCGTAACGGCCACAGGAGTAACCGACTGCGCAGGCAACGCCATACACGCCAATAGTTTATCATTTGCCTACGACACCAATCCACCTGTATTAGACAGAATTTTGGTGAAAACCGCCAACACGATAGAAGTCATCTTCAATGAAGATTTGAATGAATCTACTGCCGAAACAGAATCCAATTATTCATCAGATCACGGTGGGCCTCATCCCACCCAAGCCATACGCAACGACACAGACCCGTCTATTGTCAGCCTTACGTTTGCAGATGATTTTGTGCTAAATGTAGAAAACACCCTCACCATCAGCCTACTCGAAGACCTCCAAGGCAACGCACTTGCAACTCCGATCATGGCACCCTTTACCCTATCTCAGCAAATAGATACCGTGCACGTCATGGGCATCAACCTACTCGACATCTATTTCAAACAAAACCTTGAGCCCATTAGTGCCAGCACTGCAGCCAATTACTTTGTCAACGACGGTGTGGATCATCCTGTCACTGCCTTTTTGGACGGCTCCAATTCGAGGTTGGTTCATTTGGCTTTCGCCAATAATTTTGATGACAATCAAGAACTGATACTGTCAGTAGCCAATGTTCAGAATACCACTCTCGATTTTTTGACCACACCCGATATTACTTTTGAGTATGATACGTCGCCTCCCAAGCTAGATGTGCTGACCGTAACATCTGCCTCCTCTCTCGAAATCATTTTTACCGAAAAGGTGGGGAAGCAATCTGCTGAATCAAAAGAAAACTATGAGTACGAGGATATATTTCCCTCCAAAGCCACACTGGCGGCAGATCAGAAAACGGTTACCCTGCAATTTGCTCAAGACTTTGAGCGAGAAGTCGAATTTGATTTGTATATCGACGAGGTCAAAGATTTGTATGCCAACGAGATTAGAACCAGAATTAGAGAAACATTTGTCTACGACATATTTGCGCCTGAACTAGACAGCGTGATTGTCCAATCTGCAGATCGGATTATACTTTGGTTTAACGAAAGTGTAGATCAAACCTCTGCTGAAAATGCGGCTAATTACACCGTAAACGGGGCATTGCCTACTTCGGCAACCTTGAACTTAGAGTATCCGCATCTTGTCTATCTCCACCTGTCATCTAGCTTACCAGAAGTGGCTAATATTCCCCTTCGTATTTCTAACATCAGTGATGTCCGAAGCAATACACTCTCATCGGCAATCGACACCAATTTTGATTATAACGTATTTTATGTCTCGACAATAAACCCGCTCAGTGCACAGAGTCTTCAAATAGAATTTAATAAGACGCCTAATGTCACTTCAAAAGATGTACTGGCCAACTACACACTCAATGGCAAACCCGCCAGTTCCATTACATTTAGTACCCCAAGAGTCACTACTGTGACCTTTGATATTGGCTTTGAAGACGAGACCACTTATACACTAAAAGTGGTGAATGTGAATGATGTCAACTTAAATGCCTTATCTGTAACCGACTACTCTTTTGACTTTGATAGCCGAGTATCTGTTGGCTCTGTAGTAGGAGATCGTTCTGTGGCTATTGCCTTTGATGTGGCGCTAGATCAGGGACAAACACTCCTACTTTCCAACTTCAGCTCCAATCCCTCGCTGGGCAACTGTCTAGCTGCTGTCGTAGATGCCGACGACCCTGAGACTTTGAGGCTTACCTTTGAGCAAGCATTGGCTGCCGACGTAGCTCATACCATTTCTTGGAAAGATCTCAGCAATGTATTCGGTCATCGCTTGCCTGATTATTTCACTACAGTGACCAACGACCAAACAGCTCCAGCGGTATCAGACTACCTCATCGTAAATACCAATTCCATCTGGCTACAATACTCGGAACCCTTAAATGAAAATTCTGCAGAATTTTTGAGTAACTACCGAGTAATACCCAATATAGGCGAACCCATCGACGCCAAGTACACACTAGCCGACTCATCGGTATTATTAGCATTTAATAGTGAATTTCAAGAAGGAGAAGACTATAACCTTTCTCTAGAAAACATAGAAGATCTATCGGACAATGCACTCACTAGTCACATAATACCTTTCACATTTACGGCGCCTAATGTGCCCGACTTTGGAGATTTGATCATTACCGAAATCATGGCAGATCCTACACCAGAAGTAGGGCTCACAGATGCCGAATATTTAGAAATATTTAATACCACAGATCAATCCATTTCTTTGATTGGCCTGAGCCTCGTAGATGAAGGCGGTAGCACCACGCTCCTATCGGGAGAAGTGCCTAGTGGTGGATACATGGTACTTACCTCCACTTCTAATGCGAGTGATTTTCCTGGCGTTTCTGTCATGGGAGTTACCAGTTTTCCCTCGTTCAACAATACAGGAGAAACCATCTCTATCTATGCTGATTCCAAACAAATTTTCAGTACTTCGTACAACACCAGCTGGTACAAGGACAGTGAAAAAGAAGACGGTGGGTGGTCACTAGAGATGATAGACACAAGCAACCCATGTGGCGAAAAGAGCAACTGGATCGCCTCCTCAAATATCAAAGGAGGTACGCCTGGCCTAGCCAATTCGGTACAGGCATCTAACCCCGACAACTTCGGACCTCAGCTACTCAGTGCCCTTGCGGCAGATGCCCAAACACTGGAGCTGACCCTGAATGAAAAACTAAATCCAGCATCATTTGCCCATACAAGCCTGACCATTGCGCCGGCACGAACCATCGCAGATCTGACTCTCCTAGATCCACAAAATGCTCAAATAGAAGTAAAACTCGCTGAAGCATTAAGTGGGGGCGAATCTTACAAAGTCACACTTTCAAATGTGGCAGACTGCAATCTCAATATCATCCAGAGCGATCATAATACCGCCTCTCTGAGACTACCCGAAGCAGCCGAGGCAAATGACATTGTGATCAACGAGGTGTTATTTAACCCGAGATCTGGCGGAGTGGATTTTGTCGAAATTTACAATAATTCTGACAAAGCTATTAATCTAAAAAACTGGGGTCTAGGTGATAAAACAAGTGACCTAAAACTAATCAGCACGGATCACCTCGTCATCAACCCCGCGGAATATCTAGCGCTCACACCAGAGCCAGATATTCTCATCATTGAATATCCTAAAGGGGATGCTGAGCGTATGATTGCTATGGGGAGCTTTCCTAATTTTGCAGACACTGGCGACTCCGTAATTCTGGTCAACGATGACCTTTTGATTATTGATCAAATGGAATACCAAGACGATTACCATTTCAATCTGCTCGACGACGACGAAGGCGTATCTCTTGAGCGCGTTTCCTTCGAGGCGGAGAGTTTTAATCCTGACAGCTGGAAATCTGCCGCCAGTACGGCAGGCTATGCCACTCCTGGTGTTGTCAATTCTCAATTTCAAGCTCACATACAGTCGTCCGCTACGGTCTCCATCGACCCGAAGGTTTTTGTACCAGACAACACTGGGATGAATGACTACACCACCATCAGCTACCAGCTAGATCAGTCTGGATACTTCGCCAATGTACATATCTACTCTACGGCGGGGTATATTGTTAAAACCCTTGCGGAGGGAGAGCTGCTCTCAATTTCTGGCTTTTATACTTGGGACGGCACTACCGATAACGGCAGACTAGCTACGGTGGGTTACTACTTGGTAGTATTCGAAACCTTCGACGGAGACGGTAATAAATCCATCCAAAAAGAGACGGTAGTATTAGGTGCTCGGTTTTAG
- a CDS encoding BspA family leucine-rich repeat surface protein, with amino-acid sequence MKNLLLAMSAWLMLHTAQAQLDPSAFVTTWRTTGDNESFTIPALEDTNNDGTVDENDVAFSYSVDWGDGSTDTNVYTGPASHTYSVAGDYQISITGTFPRIRCKAVGEQIQSIDQWGDIKWENMYQAFFSCTNLIYAATDAPDLSNVTDLGSMFGYSTKFNGDLSNWDVSGVTDMSGMFAGTSFNSDLNTWDVSSVTDMGHMFVDASSFKSDVSSWDVSSVTTMIYMFYNATSFNGDVSSWDVSSVTKMDFMFYNATSFNSDLNNWDVSKVTSMGEMFSKASSFNGDLSSWDLSAVNNLWKMFYNASLSMTNYDKLLEGWSTLDEGETKVPTYIDLGTVSSTYCQGEAARTRLIDEYGWSIAGDEKACPPAADLAALPELVACDEMAELTAPTADNGTITGQTTTTFPITTLGENTIQWVFTSAKGKESVQTQIVWIGDYVVPDTHELADVSGVCSVASLVLPTATSGCGGEITGVHDATLPITETTTVTWTYTSESDESATQTQKVVIAPCVGSVTSVAPDQTASAIYPNPATNSFQLSGLPADELTLVDMNGKVLSRFESPQTSYYIGSLEAGIYTVMIRFGQQVRYTKLLKR; translated from the coding sequence ATGAAAAACCTATTACTCGCCATGAGTGCATGGCTCATGCTACATACTGCCCAGGCGCAGCTGGATCCTTCGGCTTTTGTTACCACCTGGCGAACCACCGGAGACAATGAGTCCTTTACCATACCCGCCCTCGAAGACACTAATAATGATGGGACCGTAGACGAAAATGATGTGGCCTTTAGTTATAGCGTAGACTGGGGCGATGGTAGTACAGATACTAATGTCTATACCGGGCCAGCTTCCCATACCTATAGCGTAGCAGGAGATTATCAAATCTCGATCACTGGAACTTTCCCAAGGATTAGGTGTAAGGCTGTTGGCGAACAAATTCAATCCATAGACCAATGGGGGGACATAAAATGGGAAAACATGTACCAAGCTTTTTTTTCATGTACCAACCTAATATATGCGGCCACCGATGCACCTGACTTGTCGAATGTTACTGACCTGGGGAGTATGTTTGGCTATTCTACTAAATTCAACGGTGATCTGAGTAACTGGGACGTGAGCGGTGTGACTGATATGTCAGGGATGTTTGCGGGCACTTCGTTCAACAGTGATTTGAACACTTGGGACGTGAGTAGTGTGACGGATATGGGTCATATGTTTGTTGACGCATCTTCATTCAAAAGTGATGTGAGTAGCTGGGATGTAAGTAGTGTGACTACTATGATTTATATGTTTTATAACGCTACTTCATTCAATGGTGATGTGAGTAGCTGGGATGTGAGTAGTGTGACTAAAATGGATTTTATGTTTTATAACGCTACTTCATTCAATAGTGATTTGAATAATTGGGATGTGAGTAAAGTGACTAGCATGGGTGAAATGTTTTCTAAGGCATCTTCATTCAATGGTGATTTGAGTAGTTGGGATTTGAGTGCTGTTAATAACCTATGGAAAATGTTTTATAATGCTAGTTTGTCTATGACTAACTATGATAAGCTGCTCGAAGGCTGGAGTACGCTAGACGAGGGGGAAACTAAGGTGCCTACCTATATCGATTTAGGCACAGTCAGTTCAACTTATTGTCAGGGAGAGGCTGCTAGGACACGATTGATCGATGAATATGGTTGGTCGATTGCTGGGGACGAGAAGGCTTGTCCACCTGCAGCAGATTTAGCTGCCCTGCCAGAGTTGGTGGCATGTGATGAAATGGCTGAGCTTACAGCCCCTACCGCCGATAATGGAACCATTACCGGTCAGACCACCACTACATTCCCGATCACCACTCTGGGAGAAAACACGATACAATGGGTGTTTACATCAGCCAAAGGAAAGGAGTCGGTACAGACACAGATCGTATGGATAGGAGACTATGTAGTCCCCGATACCCATGAACTGGCTGATGTGTCGGGAGTGTGTTCAGTCGCATCCTTGGTCCTGCCGACTGCTACCAGTGGGTGTGGTGGTGAGATTACAGGTGTTCACGATGCTACATTGCCCATCACCGAGACCACGACCGTGACATGGACTTATACCAGTGAGTCAGACGAAAGTGCCACACAAACTCAGAAAGTGGTGATTGCCCCTTGCGTGGGCAGTGTGACAAGTGTAGCGCCAGATCAGACCGCAAGCGCCATCTACCCCAATCCTGCGACAAACAGTTTTCAGTTGTCGGGGCTCCCAGCCGATGAGCTCACGCTCGTAGATATGAATGGCAAAGTCCTTAGTAGGTTTGAGTCGCCACAGACATCTTACTACATTGGCTCGCTCGAAGCAGGGATCTATACGGTGATGATCCGTTTTGGCCAGCAGGTACGCTATACCAAGCTACTCAAAAGATAA